Proteins encoded together in one Jaculus jaculus isolate mJacJac1 chromosome 7, mJacJac1.mat.Y.cur, whole genome shotgun sequence window:
- the LOC123462182 gene encoding ribosome biogenesis protein BRX1 homolog, with the protein MAAAKRKRRGVPATAAKKLKRILKDAGQPAKSPAVAGDVEEEEKDRIPGPVCKGKWKNKERILIFSSRGISFRTRHLMQDLRMLMPHSKADTKMDRKDKLFVINEVCEMKNCNKCIYFEAKKKQDLYMWLSNSPHGPSAKFLVQNIHTLAELKMTGNCLKGSRPLLSFDPAFDELPHYTLLKELLIQIFSTPRYHPKSQPFVDHVFTFTILDNRIWFRNFQIIEEDAALVEIGPRFVLNLIKIFQGSFGGPTLYENPHYQSPNTHRRIIRSITAAKYREKQQVKDVQKLRKKEPKTILPHDPTADVFVTPAEEKPVEIQWVKPEPKVDLKARKKRIYKRQRKIKQKMNSGNTK; encoded by the coding sequence ATGGCGGCGGCCAAGCGGAAGCGGCGTGGTGTCCCAGCCACAGCGGCCAAGAAGCTGAAAAGGATCCTCAAAGATGCCGGGCAGCCTGCTAAATCCCCCGCCGTGGCAGGAGAtgtggaagaagaagagaaagaccgTATCCCAGGCCCCGTTTGCAAGGGCAAGTGGAAAAATAAGGAGCGAATCCTCATATTTTCTTCCAGAGGAATCAGTTTCAGAACAAGACATTTAATGCAAGACTTAAGAATGTTGATGCCTCATTCTAAAGCAGATACCAAAATGGATCGTAAAGATAAATTATTTGTGATTAATGAGGTGTGCGAAATGAAAAACTGCAACAAATGCATCTATTTTGAAGCTAAGAAAAAACAGGATCTCTATATGTGGCTTTCAAATTCGCCTCATGGACCATCTGCCAAATTCCTTGTCCAAAATATTCACACCTTAGCTGAACTAAAGATGACTGGAAACTGTTTGAAAGGTTCTCGTCCCCTTTTGTCGTTTGACCCTGCGTTTGATGAATTGCCACATTATACTTTGTTAAAGGAACTCTTAATTCAGATTTTTAGTACACCACGGTATCATCCCAAAAGCCAGCCATTTGTGGATCATGTCTTTACTTTCACCATTTTGGATAATAGGATATGGTTTCGGAACTTTCAGATCATAGAAGAAGATGCTGCTCTTGTAGAAATAGGACCTCGGTTTGTCTTAAATCTCATCAAGATTTTTCAGGGAAGTTTTGGAGGACCAACTTTATATGAAAATCCCCACTACCAGTCACCAAACACGCATCGACGCATCATAAGATCCATCACAGCTGCAAAATACAGAGAGAAACAGCAAGTGAAAGATGTTCagaaactgagaaagaaagaaccaaagaCTATTCTTCCACATGATCCAACTGCTGATGTTTTTGTTACACCAGCTGAGGAAAAGCCAGTAGAAATACAGTGGGTAAAACCAGAGCCAAAAGTAGatttgaaagcaagaaagaaaaggatttacaaaaggcaaaggaaaataaaacagaagatgaACAGTGGGAATACAAAATGA